A section of the Malus sylvestris chromosome 17, drMalSylv7.2, whole genome shotgun sequence genome encodes:
- the LOC126610027 gene encoding RHOMBOID-like protein 9, chloroplastic encodes MAVVPICYKMPYKGYAQSNHYVIGQRDSKFRCDYIPTSANTAREHKNLGMVWYAAPDSGTNGEQLRSLDSYFGKLQNVTNLPLDNSNKTREQPLSKNSGQLRLKKGLESLDDYLGKLNNNGGDSANSTSSYFDLTTEEIPIAKPSAIIRDSGNGDKRVLKTYRNPISKREDLGPENCQDPLEYNDISDLYLISIVGSVNIAVFLFEIASPVRNTDLGLFSLPLLYGAKINDLILVGEWWRLVTPMFLHSGLFHIAVGCWGLVAFGPKVCRGYGSFTFFLIYILGGVSGNLISFLHTPEPTVGGTGPIFAMIGAWLAYQVQNKDIIAKDVSESMFQKAVITTLLSFVLSIFGPIDDWTHFGAAFTGVAYGFLTCPTLQLDDASSSPASGQEEGVALVRRYADPCKSLFFFALFVLVLSSILFFVEPPLDVIASDTSL; translated from the exons ATGGCTGTGGTTCCGATATGCTACAAAATGCCTTACAAAGGATATGCTCAATCGAATCACTACGTAATCGGACAAAGGGACAGCAAATTTCGATGTGATTATATTCCGACTTCTGCAAATACTGCTAGAGAACATAAGAATCTGGGGATGGTTTGGTATGCTGCACCAGATTCCGGTACGAACGGGGAGCAACTGAGATCCTTGGATTCTTACTTTGGGAAGCTCCAAAATGTCACGAATCTGCCTCTGGATAATTCAAACAAGACAAGGGAGCAGCCACTCAGTAAAAATAGCGGTCAGCTGAGATTAAAGAAGGGTTTGGAGTCTCTTGATGATTATCTTGGAAAACTTAATAATAATG GTGGAGACTCGGCGAATTCGACATCTAGCTATTTTGATCTTACTACTGAAGAAATTCCAATTGCGAAACCATCAGCTATCATTCGAGATTCTGGAAATGGTGATAAGAGGGTACTGAAGACATATAGGAATCCTATAAGTAAAAGGGAAGATCTTGGTCCAGAGAATTGTCAAGATCCGCTCGAGTATAATGACATCTCTGATCTCTACTTAAT AAGCATAGTGGGTTCTGTAAACATTGCAGTGTTTCTGTTTGAGATTGCGAGTCCGGTTAGGAACACTGACTTAGGGCTCTTCTCTCTTCCATTGCTATATGGAGCAAAGATAAATGATTTGATCCTGGTTGGGGAATGGTGGAGGCTAGTCACACCCATGTTTCTG CACTCAGGACTTTTCCACATAGCTGTTGGTTGCTGGGGACTTGTTGCATTTGGGCCTAAAGTGTGCAGAGGCTATGGATCATTCACATTTTTCTTGATTTACATACTTGGAGGAGTCTCCGGCAACTTGATTAGCTTTCTTCATACACCAGAGCCAACTGTTGGCGGAACG GGACCAATATTCGCTATGATCGGAGCTTGGCTTGCTTATCAGGTCCAAAACAAGGACATAATTGCAAAGGATGTTTCGGAGAGTATGTTCCAAAAGGCTGTCATAACCACGCTTCTTAGCTTCGTGTTAAGCATTTTCGGTCCTATTGATGATTG GACGCATTTTGGAGCAGCATTTACAGGAGTGGCATATGGTTTTTTGACATGCCCAACTCTTCAACTGGATGATGCATCATCTTCTCCAGCGAGTGGGCAAGAGGAAGGGGTCGCACTTGTTAGACGATATGCAGATCCTTGCAAATCACTGTTTTTCTTTGCCCTATTTGTTCTTGTATTAAGCTCTATACTTTTCTTTGTTGAACCTCCTCTCGATGTCATAGCATCAGATACTTCTCTTTAA
- the LOC126610035 gene encoding membrane protein PM19L-like, with protein sequence MAVGRIGRGLMAPLLVVNLVVHLIMLGLAGWSLDKYINGEQNHPHLGGNTSTTFLLIFALIAGVVGAASVLYGLIHLRIWRTDSLAGAASSAIIALTIIALTFGFVCKEIILGGHRGKRLQTLEAMIAISLLSQLLYLVLLHAGMFRSRHRHGGIGMGHDPWSAGTTTVI encoded by the exons ATGGCGGTCGGAAGGATTGGTAGAGGTTTAATGGCTCCTCTTCTGGTAGTCAACTTGGTGGTCCATCTGATCATGCTTGGACTTGCTGGTTGGTCCCTTGATAAGTACATCAATGGAGAGCAAAATCACCCCC ATTTGGGAGGGAATACATCGACTACCTTCTTGTTGATCTTTGCATTGATAGCCGGTGTGGTTGGGGCTGCTTCTGTGCTTTATGGTCTGATACATCTCCGGATATGGCGAACCGATAGTTTAGCCGGTGCAGCTTCTTCAGCTATCATAGCCCTGACGATTATCGCCCTCACTTTCGG TTTTGTGTGCAAGGAGATCATACTTGGAGGGCACAGAGGAAAACGCTTG CAAACATTGGAAGCTATGATTGCAATATCACTACTAAGTCAATTGCTTTACCTGGTGCTTCTGCATGCTGGGATGTTTAGGAGCAGACATAGACATGGAGGAATTGGCATGGGTCATGACCCCTGGAGCGCCGGCACGACGACTGTGATCTGA
- the LOC126610028 gene encoding ultraviolet-B receptor UVR8-like, producing MVSDTTIVTWGSGEDGQLGIGNNEEKEWVCAVKALESQTVRSVVAGSRNSLAICDDGKLFTWGWNQRGTLGHPPETKSENIPSQSKTENIPSQVKALANVKIVQAAIGGWHCLAVDDQGRAYAWGGNEYGQCGEEPERKDETSRPLRRDIVIPQRCAPKLKVRQVAAGGTHSVVLTRDGQVWTWGQPWPPGDIKQISTPVRVQGLDAVRLIAVGAFHNLALQEDGALWAWGNNEYGQLGTGDTQPRSQPIPVQGLSGLTLVDIAAGGWHSTALTEDGEVYGWGRGEHGRLGFGDNDKSSKMVPQKVHLLAGEDIVQVSCGGTHSVALTRDGRMYSFGRGDHGRLGYGRKVTTGQPMEVPIGIPPRHGTADNGHWIAKLVACGGRHTLAIVEWKADDESES from the exons ATGGTATCCGATACCACCATTGTCACTTG GGGCTCCGGGGAAGACGGCCAATTAGGAATCGGGAATAACGAGGAGAAGGAATGGGTGTGCGCCGTCAAAGCCCTCGAGTCGCAGACTGTCCGCTCTGTTGTCGCTGGCAGCCGAAACTCCCTCGCCATTTGCGATGATGGCAAG TTGTTTACATGGGGTTGGAACCAGAGAGGAACCCTGGGGCATCCTCCTGAGACCAAATCTGAGAACATTCCAAGCCAGAGCAAAACCGAGAACATTCCAAGCCAGGTTAAAGCTCTGGCCAATGTCAAAATTGTTCAG GCTGCTATTGGTGGATGGCATTGTTTGGCTGTTGATGATCAAGGCCGCGCTTACGCCTGGG GTGGAAACGAGTATGGACAGTGTGGCGAGGAACCAGAGCGGAAAGATGAAACTAGTAGACCCTTGAGAAGGGATATAGTGATTCCTCAACGCTGTGCACCGAAACTTAAAGTTCGCCAG GTAGCTGCTGGGGGTACTCACTCTGTGGTACTTACACGCGACGGGCAAGTCTGGACGTGGGGTCAGCCATGGCCTCCGGGAGACAT aAAACAAATTTCAACACCTGTGCGAGTACAAGGTCTTGATGCAGTGAGGCTTATCGCAGTTGGGGCATTTCATAATTTGGCTCTGCAAGAGGATGGTGCTTTATGGGCTTGGGGTAACAACGAATATGGACAACTTGGAACAGGGGATACTCAGCCGAGATCACAACCTATTCCTGTCCAAGGGCTTTCTGGTCTTACTTTG GTGGATATTGCTGCTGGAGGATGGCATTCTACTGCACTAACAGAAGATGGAGAG GTGTATGGTTGGGGACGAGGAGAACATGGGAGGCTTGGGTTTGGCGATAATGATAAAAGCAGCAAAATGGTGCCGCAAAAGGTTCATCTTTTAGCCGGCGAGGATATTGTTCAG GTGTCTTGTGGAGGCACTCACTCTGTTGCATTAACTCGTGATGGGCGAATGTATTCG TTTGGCCGAGGCGACCACGGACGCCTTGGATATGGAAGGAAGGTGACGACTGGTCAGCCGATGGAAGTTCCCATCGGCATCCCTCCCAGACATGGCACCGCAGACAATGGACATTGGATTGCCAAACTGGTTGCTTGCGGAGGACGCCATACCTTGGCAATCGTAGAATGGAAAGCTGATGATGAATCAGAATCATAG